The genomic stretch CTTCAAGTTCTCTTCACTTCATCACCATCTCGATTCATTCTCCATCTTCTGAACCATCACCTTCAccttgaatcatcttcatcaatctctcTCTCTGCAATTCATCTTCATGGCGTCCTTCAATCTCAGGACTTCACTCTTCTCCGGGCTCACAAGCTTCATCATCCTTCTTCACCGCAAACCTCTGTAACCTCTCTATGCCTCCATTTCtgcaaagaagataaaagaagaaacaagaagaatCAGAGGATTAGCCGATAGTCTCCGATCGATATCATCAATCACCATCAGTTTTCGCACCGGTGCAAAGTCTTACCAATCTTCAATACGTATCAGAGTTGCAATCACCTCCATCGGTTCGTCATCAACATCGTCATCCCCACGCACCTTCATCTTCCAATCGGAGGTGCAAAGAGCGAGAGGAAAGATTTGAGACTGAGTCGAGTTGGTTCGGAGAAAGGAGTCTGCGCCGCCGCGGAGTTCATTGAGTGCTTGGAGGAGAGGGAGTTTCCGATCACCGCCATCGCCATTTTCAGAGAGAGGCGAGAGTCTGAGAACGTGAATTGGGAACGTCACACACCAGGTAACCCTAAATTCTTTTCAATTTCcccttttttgaatttgaatatattAATTAACCTAAGTTTAGATTGAGGATTAATTGGTATAAAGTTTAGTTAATATGAGTTTAATATGAGTAATGGATATAATTAGAGAAATAACATAAGGTTTTAATGTAGTTAATTGATTCATTATAGTTGATAATTAAAATTGGACATTTAAAATCTGAATCAAACAGTGCTTTGGGCCATCGAATTGCAATTTGCACCCCCATGTGGCCCACGTTGCACACGTTTTGGCATCAAGAAACTGAACAAAAAACATCACCTTGGGCTTTTCtccatgggccctgcgcccagttaACTATTTGCACCCATGTATTCAATTCACACCCCCCTGTTTCcattattattttagattttgattagattttttttagatgataaaaatgcTAATTTTCTTCCTATATGTTTCctatcatttttagactttaaatacaaattttgacatataaaaatgatcacaaaaatattagtgtaggcttgtattttaattcttttgcttgattagattTCTtgcttttgtcatataaaaatcataaaaataaatagtatcttaattcaatttcacactatattttgaatcattcattttcatgtttggtgctatattttcaagtcattattttagtcaatttgtgtactaattttgtaccattgtttacttgtgatttttacttgCAATTCTACTTGTTTGTTTCCTTTAGGTTTAGGACCTATAATTCATAACCTTTAGGCTAGTTTTCCCTTAAATCCTAACACttaggtataatcataacattaagctagttattcattttaggctagttttcttctcctttttcttttcaactttaaaacattaataaaggacgacgcgaatcatgcttaTGCCTTttctttagtgtgaaagaaatgattggggcgtaggccccgatgtatgttctttcccacttagcggaagagaaatgattgaggcgtaggccttggtgtatttcttaaccgttattttgagaaacgattgtggcgtaggcctcgatgtgcattctctaattattcaaaaaactgtatttcatttagagaaacgattgtggcgtaggcctcgatgtgcattctctaaatagtaaaaaaaaaaaaaaactctttttttaaggcatgattcaagtcacaaattaatttcccttaaaagacacccaaccaaaaacatttcaaaatatctaataaaggctcagacctaaacaaagtaaggaagcgatgcgaagccttgtagtgggttttcgtccatcatggaattacacctaaaaaatacaaaccaattttatctcttctctctcttgcctccgaggcattctttctcttgccttcagggcattctttctcctaatcggacacgttatttccgctccattcccagcttaagactccagaggtcgagcagcggagtgcgaatgtaactgttcaactaaaaaacacaaaaacaaacaaaaactaaagagccgaactacggcgctctgattcctgaaaaggatacgtaggcattgggtcgcggggcctaagcgagcacaattatttataaaccttattttccccgtgtttctttttctttcctttgcatgcattcccttagcattaagctttagatttatacacccttagaatagaacaaacataggtggataccatcgagtacgatgggcgtgaggggtgctagtaccttcccctcgcgtaaccgacttccgtaccttgatctctggtcgaaagacctttttcttatcctttccttattccaggttttctgatattcctttcccttatgggataaatatattggtggcgactctgttcattttcgcgagcgtgcgacaaccatCTGTATCAAAATACAAGGAATTCTAACACCACACATCATCAATTACTAACCATGTTCCTTGACTTTAGCATATTGAATCATGACAAATATAGGACCTGAATCATCTCCGCGCTCCTGCTTGAACTTCATGAATTGTTCAGCATAGGATTCCCAAAGCGTGCAATTGATAGTATTCTCACTGAAGAAATAATACAAACCATGTCATCTACATAGTCACATAAGATATGTTCGACAAATTACACAATAAATATGAATACAAACCCCCGTCACGCAGCATCATGTTAATCTGCTGCTTCCGGGCACCTGTTGTGGTCTGTGAATACCCAATACTTTCCACCATACCAATGACATCTAAAACACATACAGCCAAAAAACCTTAAAATGAAACAACACATAAAAAACAAATCCAGTAAAAcagaatagagataaaatattCTACCTATTAGCACATCCTTGTTAAAGTTGCCGTTTACTATATTAGTAAATTTAGTAAACACCAACGGCTTTGGAGGTATTTTAGCGTTGTTATCATCCGTAACCGTAGTGCCAGCAGTAAACTTCAACATAAACTTATGAGACGAAGGTCTGAAAGCCGCAACATTAGCCTGAACCTTAAAATTGGAAACAGTGTAACTATGATCCAAGACCGTCTTTTCAGAAAAAAGAGATACATGCGGTGCAGGAACAACAACATGTATGTCACCACCctggaaaaaacattaaaatcaaacacacaacaaaccaaaaacaatatatgaaaaaacAACCAAACAATTCAATTCATTACCGATACATCAAcaaaaatcatctcaaaatgctcCCTCTTGTTCGAAACAACTGTCCATTTGTGGTGCACACGAACATCAACTTTCCAAAGTTCTTTGCTGTCATTGATGTCACATATTTTTGCTAATGGTCTTGCCATAATGAACACTGGTATGATACTGGAGAAAAGTGTAGCCAACCAATACTATAAATAACAAAACCATGCAGGAGTTACAAACTATTCATTCCACTCTTTATTACATAACCATAACCGATGGTGAAGCTGAATGGAAAGAAGCATATAAAGTCCTCATTAAGTTCTGCTTGTAACACATAATAATGGAGCATAGAAGATGCATGGACAAACCGAACTTAATGCAAATTATGTGAGACATCAATGGTGGAATATGGAACAACATACCTTCATTAATCATCAAATGAGACACATGGCGCATCAAGAAGAAACAAATTCTGCTCTAAGACTAAGCCACTTGGCAGCACCACATTGAAAGTTCAAAAAGATagaactttcttatattatagataagaCCAAATTATAAATATGTGTATATATACAACTAGATGAAATGTATACTAATTAACTAGTAATAAACCCTAACTAACTTGGGCTTGGGCTACATAACTTTCTAACCAAGTAACTAACTTTGATTATATTTCAATGTACTCTCTTATAATCCACGTTTTCAAACACAAACTAATCATAATTGATCTGAACTATTCATAATTTCTTTTTCGAATTCAGGAATTTGTCGATCTTTActcctttggtgaaaatgtcgacCAAATGTGCTTCGCTTGAGAAATAATTCACTTCAAGTTCACCTTGATTTACCTTCTCTCTTAagaagtgaaatctagcttcGATGTACTTAAACCTTCAATTGAGAACAAGATTCTTTGCAAGATTTATGGCTGGCTTGTTGTCAATCTACAACACCTGAGGTTTCTTCACTTTGACCTCTGTTTCTTCTAGCACGAATATGGTCCAAATTGCTTGACATGCATCATAGGATCTTGCTATATATTCATCCTCACACAATATTAATGCTACCACAGGTTTTTTTCCGAGAACCATGACATTAGGGCACCAAAGTCCTTAAAGAAGTAACCAATTGTGCTTATTCGATATTCCTTATCTCAACACCAATCAACATCTGAAGTTCCAGTAACCGTAGCTTCTTAGCTTTCAGAATCTCGTGGAAATAGAATTTGACAGTTTATTGATCCTTTTACATAACTTAGGATTCTTCTTGCTGCGTTCATGTGTGACACCCTTGGTTCAATCATGTATTTGCTCACTAATCCAACTGACACACCTATATTAGCTCGACCGTTGGACACAAATCTTAGAGATCCgactatttttttaaacaaagtcACATCGACTTAGTTTTTCGTACCACGCAAATTTGTTTTGACAGGTCAGAATGCAcgatttgaatcatccatcttgAATCTCTGGAGTATCTCTTTGAGATACTTCCTTTAATGCAACACCATACCTTACTTGgtaatttgaaatttcatgcctACGAAATAAGATAAGTTTCCCAAATCAGACATTTCAAATTCCCCCATCATCAActctttgaacttcgacaagttCTCCATTTTATTCTACTTACCAGCAAGTTATCGACATATATGCAGATGATTATTATATCTTGTACCTGTTAGATGGAGATTTCGATCATTATATATGCTTTTCGAAGACTTAAGTTTCGAAGAGAGAATGGCTTTGGATGGCTATTTCCGAGAATGTTATTTGTGATGAAGGTTCCTAAAAttgaagctgaatcgagataggtgGTCTTCAAGACTTTAAATGGTTTTCGAAATACAAGGTTGTTAAAACTTAAAGTATTTTGATGCATTCTCGCAAAGAGCAAGTTTCCacgtttgatcagtggttttcacaaatatatttaccgttgtttttaagtatgtttaagttatgttattgagtgttttatttctttattcgtcattttatgctttggttgtatgttttaatgttttcaggttcatatggagaaatcggagtaaatcagtgcaaaactcggagtttcgaaggaatttcaaaaacatgctacaggaggcctgacacgggtggccgtgttgcccaacacgggccgtgtcaggaagagggcgcaagaagttggaaaaatagtggtgcaacacgggtgcccgtgttgctcaacacggcccgtgttgctaagcctgggacttggatcttgaaaaataaatgacaggggaccaacacgggtgcccgtgttgctcaacacggcccgtgttgggtgatgacgctgatttcagtgatttttattttttagttcagtggttggcctgcaggggtgtttttgggatttccaaccaacttaagtgagtctgcactatttaggagggttttcaagatgaattagggatctttttcgccacacgaagaattggaggattgagagaagaagcctatgcaattggaaaagaacagagaactctcatgagcggaagccattgaagatcaaagttcatcatctctattgtaatgtctttatttgctatctttgtaatttctttggatgatatgagtagctaaaccccccaatgctagggggtgtccctgattaacatttgtgatgattttgaattccgaatttcaataacatatttctcttttacattcaatttattggtataaggtttttaatgctttcctcgtcggaccaactggattgatttatgacagacaattaggattgacctccattgttagggtttttataccattatactatagtagatatcacctaggactagggataccctatagtaaccagattgttcttgattataataatactt from Vicia villosa cultivar HV-30 ecotype Madison, WI linkage group LG4, Vvil1.0, whole genome shotgun sequence encodes the following:
- the LOC131597137 gene encoding uncharacterized protein LOC131597137: MARPLAKICDINDSKELWKVDVRVHHKWTVVSNKREHFEMIFVDVSGGDIHVVVPAPHVSLFSEKTVLDHSYTVSNFKVQANVAAFRPSSHKFMLKFTAGTTVTDDNNAKIPPKPLVFTKFTNIVNGNFNKDVLIDVIGMVESIGYSQTTTGARKQQINMMLRDGVRILSIARFGNPMLNNS